The genomic stretch ATGTAGTCAGAACCATTGCTGGTTCTGTTTGTGTTAACCGTGCCAGCCAATTTTTGAATCAAATTGTGAGAAAGAAACTCACAATGGAAATGGTTGAAGAAAAACGACGAAGATGTTTGTATGTTTATGGTATCATTGATTTTGAAGAGCGAGTCGATTAGTTAGATTTTGACACGTCGTTTAGATTGAATCGATCGTTCAGATTCGTAGAGATGAGTACTGGTGCAtataaaaagacatgtttggaAGTATAAAAACGTCATCAAGTAGCTCATTCAAAAGGGAATATCACAGCCGAGGATTAATCCTTTGTGTAGTATACCATACATTCCGTAGATAAGATCTTAAATAACGTGGGTTGTGGCACGCTTGTCTCTTCAAccttttctttatttattgtacttatcAACTATCAAGGTAACAATGTCTTTGATTCTATTTGTATGTATTAGTCAAATACTATTGAGCACACTTTTATTGAACACTAAAACTTGGGTACATATAGTCAACTCCTTGCTACCTTCATCCTGATCCGTAATCTCCGTACTCAAGAGTACATATAGTCAACTTTCGACAATTCATTCATACAGATGTCAGCTAACATAACTGATAAAGTCAAGATGGATGGTAGTCATGAGTCATGACTTGGTTAAGTTTTCGTCAGCAACTTATTTGCCCTTGTAACTCCCTTTAAGAAAATCCAATAACCCATAAATACAGCTAATtgattacaaataatatttaATTAAAGGTAGACAAATAATCAACGCGCTAGCGTCGACAACCAACTTTAAATATAGCTAATCGATTACGACTTTGAACAAATGTCCATTTCCACATTTGTattcctataaatacccacctcaTTTCCAAATacaaactccacaacaaaacaaaatgaCTCCCATACCCCTCCTAATAGCAATCACCTTCCTCCTATCCCTCTCCCCACCCACAACCGCCACCACAGACTCCGTCCTAGACACCAAAGGCCACCCACTAAAACCAAACACACCATACTATATCCTCCCAGTATACCGCGGCCGCGGCGGAGGCCTAACAATGTCACCTAAAAACACAACATCCCCATGCCCTCTCTACGCAGCACAATCCTCCTCAGAACTCTCCAAGGGCAAACCCGTCAAACTCTACCCAGTCAACTACCCAACTCAAAACAAAGTCACATTATCAACCGATATGAACTTCGTCTTCGCCGCATTCGCCACCGGGTGTAGGCAGTCCACAGGGTGGCAGCTTACTCTGGATGAGGAAACCGGAAGACGATACGTAGGGTTAGGGGTGGTTACTGCACCACCCGGACCGGCTACCGTGAGTAACTGGTTTAGGGTTGAGAAAAGTGGGAGTGGAATTTATGATTATAAGATTGTGTTTTGTCCAAGTGTTTGTAATTTTTGTAAGGTGGCGTGTGGTGATGTTGGTGTTTTTGTGAATGATGATGGGAAGAGGTTGTTGGGGTTTAATGGGTTGGGGTCTACTCCTCAAACTCTTTTGGTTAGGTTTGTGAAAGTTTGATTTTGGATTTTGGATTATGTTTTAAGTTAATATTATATGGGTGAAATATGAATAAGTTTGATAGACGGGTCAAATTATAATACTGTTTTCGGAGTTCTTCATTTtgattatttgtttatttttgtttttttcacAATTGTACAAATATTAAGAAAGGGAAAGAGACTACTTTTAAAGGGAATTATAAATGGTCACGTTAATTTTCATAAACATTTCTAAAACAGAGagataaacaaatgaccgagataTGTAAAAAGCGAAGAAGATGATTAAACAAATGACTAAGGCACCGATAACCGAGAATAGAGGGGGTACATGCAATAATCGTATTATAATGAATGCTTATCATTTGACGATATAAATAAAAGATATGTATAAAGTATAAACTCTACTGAGGCTATTATACATTTACCCTTTCTGATTTAATGTGATTGAAGTTTTACTTTGGTAAAACGATTTGCATGTTTACTAGGTACAAATATTGACTTTTTAACATGCCGAACAGACTTTTGTTATTTTGGATCCATTTTAGGACAGCCTATAAGAAAGTTGCTCGAAAAACAATCTCTGAATCAAGTGGGCCATTGCATTTTCTAGAAACTGGGCTTAATAATCACAATCACCTTGGACTGCGTCAGATCGATCCGTAGAAGTTTGGGCCCCGTAGAGGCTAGCTAGGCCCATTTCATCGCATTAGCAAAGAAGTCGCAATTATTTTGCTGACCTCAAATATCTATGCTACTATGCTCTCTACTCCAAATATCTATGCTACTATGCTTTCTACTCCAACCATGTAATTGGGGGTCGATTTTGACCCGCGATATAATGAGCACATTTgaagcagaaaaaaaaaaaaaaataaaaaaactatgCTACTATTATAGAGTATTTATGTAGACAAAAAAAGGCCAGCTATTTTAATACCGAGTATGTTacatgttgtgcggaagcgtgaaatatcccgtgttgggcctctgctgcatctgtgtccactgtccataatagtTCCATTAAGCCTCAGCCCACCTCGCCGGGTCGCTGACGATCTTCTCTTGGACGGCCTGCCGTCTCAACGCCATGAGACCATACCGCTTCTCGCGAACATATTAGCTCTCCCTCGAGCTATAGGAGTTCTACGCCTTATAGTGTATGTCCACCTTCAAGTCTTGGCCTGATGAATCTctgtgtctagcccaagtcgaaccttgggctctgataccacttgttgtgcggaagcgtgaaataTCCCGTGTTGGGCTCTCTCACGATCTGTGTCCACCGTCCATAATAAGACGATATTgtcgctttgggccaagccctcacggatttctTTCTTGGGCTCCTTCCAAAAAAAGCGCCATCTTATTATATTTTCtgaacacttataaagatgaacatccatctttattctaccgatgtgggacaagggtttgcaccctaacattaCACTATTCATTCCAATTATTCATTTACCTCTTTTAATACAGCATTTTATTTTTGATAAATTTACACAAGTAATTGAGATCGAGAGAGCTAACTAAATCATCGGATTTTTACTAAAGTTGCCCAAATGATTAAGGTTGAGAAACCATTATAAGTGGATCATTGAATTATGAAAAGCTCGGATTGAAAGTGTGAGATAGTCAAATTACGTGCcaataaaaaaaatgtaaaatacTTGAATATTCATAATGTATGATTGAGTATGGTAGGTAAATAAACAACTTCAGCCGGTATATAACTACGTCATATTGCCATGAAACCTGATAAAGATAAAGTCAACGCCAATATGGGCGTACAGCGTACTAACTAATTTCATCGTAATAGCAAGACATTCTACTTATCTTATTTATTCCTCTTATTTATGTTATGAGattttttttaggaaaaattacaaataaccaccacgtatttgcgtttttttacaaattaccaccacgtatttgcatttttacaaataacccccaaacttCAATGTATATTCCCGAATCACCACCGTATTTTTATCCCAAGCACCGTTTTTCTTATTTCCCGACTTATTATGTGACGATTTACATAAAATTCCAAGACTGCCCTCTTTAAAACATACTCTACCCAAATAAACACAACATTTTCCCAATTCAATCAATTTCCCTAAATCCCCAATTTTAACACCCAATAACATCCCTTCTGCTTGACTCAACTCGACATGAAACATAACGCAAAAATCTTGCTTACAGTGACGAATCAGTACAAATGACCAAGCTTTTCTGCATCTCAACATTAACACATACATTGTTCGGAACCAAATAAATAATCGCCGTACATTGCTCTGATCGTATTTTTGTATCGTGCTCAAATTACAACATAATCCGTGTCTATATTACAAAAAACTAATCTTTATATTCAGATCCAATCTCATTTACATacaacatacatacatacataaacTTAATCTTAATCTTAAAATACATGATTAATAAACATCAATGACATGTCATGAAGAACATGAAACGACATAAAACCTTTCTTTCATTATTATTTGTTGTTTTGGGGCTCAACAAACCTTAATCGAAACATCAAGGCATCATTGTGATTGCTTGATCAATTCCTAGCATGCCCAGATGGCGAAAACGAAAAACACCTCGACATCCTTGCAAATTTTCTCAACAAAATTCAATCTTTTTCACTTTCTGTCTCTAAAACAAGTACCCTAATTTTTGCAACTAATTTGAAATTAATAATCCGACAAAACCcttgatttttataaaaattaatGAAAAGGGTTTATAGATCTGGATACGAGAAGGCTAATTTGATTGATAATTTGATAAATTTGGGAATTTAGGATTTGGAAAAAATTAGGGATTTGGGGAAATTGATTTAACTGGGAAAATGATGTGTTATTTGGGTAGGGTGAGGGTAGTCTTGGTATTTTACGTAAATCGTCACATAATAAGTCGAGAAATAAGAAAACGATGCTCGGGATAAAAATACGGTGGTGATTCGGGAATATACATTGaagtttgggggttatttgtaaaaacggaaatacgtggtggtaatttgtaaaaaaacggaaatacgtggtggttatttataatttttccttttttttatgtATGAATATTTTTTGGTGTCAAATGAGTTATAAAGATGGTACAATATTTGAAAATAAGAGATTACTTATCAGAGTTTTGACACTATGTACATGGTAATAACAACGTACATATAATGATGATAATGTATTTATTTAGATTTGGCTAATATTGttgtatactccctcctattcacaataaacttccctatttccttttccgtctattcacaataacttccctatttccttttttggtaagggtttgtgtggtccaaatttaattgtatggtggggtagtgtatttgtgtggtccaaattttattatatggtggggtagtgtatttccttaatttttgtgccaaaatgaaatggtgGGGTAATGTTATTATTGTTGTATATACAATCTATACAGaatatgtactccctccgtcccggtcatttgttgtcctttggttttggcacaaagaccaagaaaaggaAAATGgtccaattactaaatgacaagtagaATAAactgagtgtgaatgatcaaattgttcatcaagttcattcttaaaatagaaaggacaacaactcactgagacacctcaatatggaaaaggataacaaatgaccgggacatagGGAGTATTTATTTAGATTTGGCTAATACGAAGATTTAAGTTTCTtacccaaaaaaataaaataaaaaaataacaagaATAAGTTTGGCAAATAACCATGAccatgttattgttgttattataaccATCTCACGACAGAATTAATTACACATACTCCAAATTATTACATTAGTTCATCCGTTTTGGTATGAACACAACCTTTATCTCAAACTCAAAATTAAAGAACATAAATTAAACAAGATCGATGCTTAAACAAAAAAGTCTCTTTAAACATGGATTAATTTAAAGCTTGTTAGAATACCACCATACTCCTTTATTATTCTCTCCTTTATCAGCAACAACGTAAAGACATTCTTTGGCTTCCCTCCATAACGCTTTATGAAACGGAGTGTTATCAGACTGATAATACTCTCCGA from Silene latifolia isolate original U9 population chromosome 2, ASM4854445v1, whole genome shotgun sequence encodes the following:
- the LOC141632287 gene encoding miraculin-like, with protein sequence MTPIPLLIAITFLLSLSPPTTATTDSVLDTKGHPLKPNTPYYILPVYRGRGGGLTMSPKNTTSPCPLYAAQSSSELSKGKPVKLYPVNYPTQNKVTLSTDMNFVFAAFATGCRQSTGWQLTLDEETGRRYVGLGVVTAPPGPATVSNWFRVEKSGSGIYDYKIVFCPSVCNFCKVACGDVGVFVNDDGKRLLGFNGLGSTPQTLLVRFVKV